A window of Castanea sativa cultivar Marrone di Chiusa Pesio chromosome 1, ASM4071231v1 contains these coding sequences:
- the LOC142614758 gene encoding putative isoprenylcysteine alpha-carbonyl methylesterase ICMEL2 isoform X1 — protein sequence MQIKITYAYTLLPKQTIIKTHVPSLRFRSSKPKLNLLPLSALSSNLIFAILKSKTGLLDMNLELDTKPTLLSSSDKLFTHTLTDGANTHHHHHHQRRRRCSSSSDAKPRDAPTRPNRTQSISRAAAETYLVTRLSFILLRYLGVGYRWITRLIALGCYALLLMPGFLQVAYYYFFSSQVRRSVVYGDQPRNRLDLFLPANSGEPKPVVIFVTGGAWIIGYKAWGSLLGQQLAERDIIVACVDYRNFPQGTIGDMVEDVSQGISFVCNHIAEYGGDPNRIYLMGQSAGAHISACALLDQAIKESEPEKGESITWSVSQLKAYFGLSGGYNLLNLVDHFNNRGLYRSIFLSIMEGEQGLQRFSPEVIIQDKSIRDAVSHLPPITLFHGTSDYSIPSDARYLLIFCSKTFGDALQRAGAQVKLVLFEGKTHTDLFLQDPLRGGKDELFDHLVSVIHAGDKEALDKDAVAPPRRRLVPEFLLKLARKISPF from the exons AtgcaaatcaaaatcacatacGCATACACCCTGCTCCCTAAACAAACTATTATAAAAACCCACGTTCCCAGCCTCAGATTCAGATCATCCAAACCCAAACTCAATTTGCTTCCGCTCTCTGCTCTCtcatcaaatctaatttttgcGATTCTGAAATCCAAAACAGGCCTTTTGGACATGAATTTAGAGCTGGACACCAAGCCTACCTTGCTCTCTTCTTCTGATAAGCTTTTCACTCACACTCTCACTGATGGCGCCaacacccaccaccaccatcaccaccagcGTCGCCGCCGATGCTCCTCCTCCTCCGACGCCAAGCCTCGAGATGCGCCGACTCGGCCCAACCGCACTCAGTCTATCAGCCGCGCCGCCGCCGAGACTTATCTCGTCACTCGACTCAGCTTCATCCTCCTCCGATATCTAGG GGTAGGCTACCGGTGGATCACAAGATTAATTGCTCTTGGTTGTTATGCCTTGCTACTTATGCCCGGCTTTCTTCAAG TTGCATATTATTATTTCTTCTCAAGCCAGGTACGGCGTAGTGTTGTTTATGGAGATCAACCAAGAAATAG ATTGGATCTATTTTTACCTGCAAATAGTGGTGAACCAAAGCCAGTTGTGATATTTGTAACTGGTGGAGCTTGGATTATTGG GTACAAAGCATGGGGTTCTCTTTTGGGACAGCAATTGGCAGAAAGAGACATAATAGTTGCATGCGTTGACTATag AAATTTTCCCCAGGGGACTATTGGTGATATGGTAGAAGATGTTTCCCAGGGCATTTCATTTGTCTGCAACCACATTGCTGAATATGGGGGTGACCCTAACAG GATCTATCTAATGGGGCAATCAGCTGGTGCACACATTTCTGCTTGTGCCCTCCTGGATCAAGCAATCAAAGAATCTGAGCCTGAGAAAGGAGAGAGTATTACATGGAGTGTATCTCAATTAAAAGCTTATTTTGGTTTATCCGGAgg GTACAATTTACTTAATTTAGTTGATCACTTCAATAATCGAGGTCTCTATCGCTCCATTTTCTTAAG CATTATGGAAGGTGAACAAGGATTACAACGATTTTCTCCTGAAGTTATAATACAGGACAAAAGCATTAGAGATGCTGTTTCTCACTTGCCTCCTATTACTCTTTTCCATGGAACTTCAGATTATTCCATACCATCAGATGCCAG ATATTTACTCATCTTTTGCAGTAAAACTTTCGGAGATGCTCTTCAAAGGGCAGGAGCTCAAGTAAAGCTAGTTCTTTTTGAGGGGAAAACACATACAGATTTGTTTCTTCAA GATCCTTTAAGAGGGGGTAAAGACGAACTGTTTGACCATTTAGTTTCTGTGATACATGCCGGTGATAAGGAAGCTCTTGACAAGGATGCTGTGGCCCCTCCAAGAAGACGCCTTGTTCCCGAGTTTTTGTTAAAGTTGGCTCGCAAGATTAGCCCCTTCTAG
- the LOC142614758 gene encoding putative isoprenylcysteine alpha-carbonyl methylesterase ICMEL2 isoform X2, which yields MQIKITYAYTLLPKQTIIKTHVPSLRFRSSKPKLNLLPLSALSSNLIFAILKSKTGLLDMNLELDTKPTLLSSSDKLFTHTLTDGANTHHHHHHQRRRRCSSSSDAKPRDAPTRPNRTQSISRAAAETYLVTRLSFILLRYLGVGYRWITRLIALGCYALLLMPGFLQVAYYYFFSSQVRRSVVYGDQPRNRLDLFLPANSGEPKPVVIFVTGGAWIIGYKAWGSLLGQQLAERDIIVACVDYRNFPQGTIGDMVEDVSQGISFVCNHIAEYGGDPNRIYLMGQSAGAHISACALLDQAIKESEPEKGESITWSVSQLKAYFGLSGGYNLLNLVDHFNNRGLYRSIFLSIMEGEQGLQRFSPEVIIQDKSIRDAVSHLPPITLFHGTSDYSIPSDASKTFGDALQRAGAQVKLVLFEGKTHTDLFLQDPLRGGKDELFDHLVSVIHAGDKEALDKDAVAPPRRRLVPEFLLKLARKISPF from the exons AtgcaaatcaaaatcacatacGCATACACCCTGCTCCCTAAACAAACTATTATAAAAACCCACGTTCCCAGCCTCAGATTCAGATCATCCAAACCCAAACTCAATTTGCTTCCGCTCTCTGCTCTCtcatcaaatctaatttttgcGATTCTGAAATCCAAAACAGGCCTTTTGGACATGAATTTAGAGCTGGACACCAAGCCTACCTTGCTCTCTTCTTCTGATAAGCTTTTCACTCACACTCTCACTGATGGCGCCaacacccaccaccaccatcaccaccagcGTCGCCGCCGATGCTCCTCCTCCTCCGACGCCAAGCCTCGAGATGCGCCGACTCGGCCCAACCGCACTCAGTCTATCAGCCGCGCCGCCGCCGAGACTTATCTCGTCACTCGACTCAGCTTCATCCTCCTCCGATATCTAGG GGTAGGCTACCGGTGGATCACAAGATTAATTGCTCTTGGTTGTTATGCCTTGCTACTTATGCCCGGCTTTCTTCAAG TTGCATATTATTATTTCTTCTCAAGCCAGGTACGGCGTAGTGTTGTTTATGGAGATCAACCAAGAAATAG ATTGGATCTATTTTTACCTGCAAATAGTGGTGAACCAAAGCCAGTTGTGATATTTGTAACTGGTGGAGCTTGGATTATTGG GTACAAAGCATGGGGTTCTCTTTTGGGACAGCAATTGGCAGAAAGAGACATAATAGTTGCATGCGTTGACTATag AAATTTTCCCCAGGGGACTATTGGTGATATGGTAGAAGATGTTTCCCAGGGCATTTCATTTGTCTGCAACCACATTGCTGAATATGGGGGTGACCCTAACAG GATCTATCTAATGGGGCAATCAGCTGGTGCACACATTTCTGCTTGTGCCCTCCTGGATCAAGCAATCAAAGAATCTGAGCCTGAGAAAGGAGAGAGTATTACATGGAGTGTATCTCAATTAAAAGCTTATTTTGGTTTATCCGGAgg GTACAATTTACTTAATTTAGTTGATCACTTCAATAATCGAGGTCTCTATCGCTCCATTTTCTTAAG CATTATGGAAGGTGAACAAGGATTACAACGATTTTCTCCTGAAGTTATAATACAGGACAAAAGCATTAGAGATGCTGTTTCTCACTTGCCTCCTATTACTCTTTTCCATGGAACTTCAGATTATTCCATACCATCAGATGCCAG TAAAACTTTCGGAGATGCTCTTCAAAGGGCAGGAGCTCAAGTAAAGCTAGTTCTTTTTGAGGGGAAAACACATACAGATTTGTTTCTTCAA GATCCTTTAAGAGGGGGTAAAGACGAACTGTTTGACCATTTAGTTTCTGTGATACATGCCGGTGATAAGGAAGCTCTTGACAAGGATGCTGTGGCCCCTCCAAGAAGACGCCTTGTTCCCGAGTTTTTGTTAAAGTTGGCTCGCAAGATTAGCCCCTTCTAG